One Rhea pennata isolate bPtePen1 unplaced genomic scaffold, bPtePen1.pri scaffold_26, whole genome shotgun sequence genomic region harbors:
- the LOC134154351 gene encoding olfactory receptor 14C36-like — translation MSNSSSFNRFLLQAFANTRELQLLHFAFFLGIYLAAFLGNGLIITTIACNHRLHTPMYFFLLNLSILDLGTISTTVPKSMANSLWDTRAISYSGCAAQLFFLVLFIFAEYFLLTAMAYDRYIAICRPLHYGTLMGSRACVKMAAAAWASGFLCAVLHTANTFSIPLCQGNILEQFFCEIAQILKLSCSDTSLREVRLIVVSACLVSGCFVFTVLSYVEIFTAVLRIPSEQGRHKAFSMCLPHLAVVSLFVSTITFAHLKPPSISSPSLDLVMAVLYSVVPPTVNPLFYSMRNKELQDAVRKQIRWVQCREQ, via the coding sequence atgtccaacagcagctccttcaacaGGTTCCTCCTCCAGGCATTTGCCAACacgcgggagctgcagctcctgcactttgCGTTCTTcttgggcatctacctggctgccttcctgggcaatggcctcatcatcacaaCCATAGCCTGCAACCACCGCCTCCACACCCctatgtacttcttcctcctcaacctctccatccttgaccttggcaccatctccaccactgtccccaaatccatggccaattccctgtgggacaccagagccatttcctactcaggatgtgctgcccagctcttttttcttgtccttttcatttttgctgagtattttcttctcactgccatggcctatgaccgctatattgccatctgcagacccTTGCACTATGGGACcctcatgggcagcagagcttgtgtcaaaatggcagcagctgcctgggccagtggttttctctgtgctgtcctgcacactgctaacacattttcaataccactctgccaaggcaacatcctagagcagttcttctgtgaaattgcccagatcctcaagctctcctgctcagacacCAGCCTCAGGGAAGTGAGGCTTATTGTGGTTAGTGCCTGTTTAGtctctgggtgttttgttttcactgtgctgtcTTATGTggagatcttcactgctgtgctgaggatcccatCTGAGCAGGGCcgacacaaagccttttccatgtgcctccctcacctggctgtggtctccctcTTTGTCAGCACTATTACGTTTGCCCATCTGAAGCcgccctccatctcctccccatctctggaTCTGGTGATGGCAGTTCTGTACTCTGTTGTGCCTCCAACAGTAAACCCGCTcttctacagcatgaggaacaaggagctgcaagatgcagtgaggaagcaGATCAGGTGGGTACAATGTCGGGAGCAGTAA